The nucleotide window AACGGGCCTATTTTCGGAAAAGACGTTTTTGTGCCTTTAAGCTTCATCATTGGCGGTCCGGATAAGGCCGGACAGGGCTGGCGGATGCTGATGGAAGCGCTGGCAGCTGGTCGCTCGATCTCGCTGCCATCGCTGTCGATTGCCGCGGCCCAGATGGCGACCCGCATCGTTGGCGCCTATGGCACGGTCCGCGAACAATTCAATCTGCCGATCGGACGTTTCGAAGGCGTGGAGGAAGCCATTGCCCGGATCGGCGGCCATACCTATCTGATGGATGCGGCGCGCAAGCTGACTTGCGGGGCCGTGGATGCTGGCGAAGAACCGGCGGTGCTTACCGGGATCGTTAAGGCCTATTTGACCGAGCTTATGCGCGGCGTTCTAAACGATGCCATGGACATTCGTGCCGGTGCCGAAATCTGTCGTGGGCCGAAAAACATCCTTGGCCACACCTATACGGCGGTTCCGATTGCGATCACGGTGGAGGGGGCAAATATCTTGACCCGGTCCCTGATCATCTACGGACAGGGTGCGGTTCGGGCACACCCGTTTGTTCGTGAAGAAATGGAGGCCGTAGAGCGGAAAGACCTGGGCCGGTTCGATCGGGCTTTCTTCGCCCACATTAATTTCTTTTTCCAGAATTTTGTCCGAGCCTTCTTTCTTGCCCTAACCGGCGGCCGTTTTGTGGCGGCACCGGTCGGCGGTCCTTCGGCGGAATATTATCGGACGCTGTCGCGATGGAGTGCCGCCTTCGCCCTGGTTTCCGATTCGGCGCTGGCAATCTTTGGCGGTGAGTTGAAACGGCGTGAAAAAATCTGTGGCCGCCTTGCCGATGCTCTGGCCTGGCAATATCTGGCTGCGGCGCTTCTCAAGCGTTTCTTTGATGAGGGCCAGATGCCGCGCGACGAGGCCGTGATGCGTTATGCGGCAACTCAGGCCCTGGTAAAGATCGAGGAAGCCCTTGGCGGTGTTCTCGACAACCTTCCCAACCGTCCGGCAGGGTGGTTGCTCAGGCGCGCGATCTTTCCTTTTGGCGTTTCCATGCGACCGCCATCCGACGCGCTTGGCGCCAAGGTGGCAACGGCAATTTTGGGGGATGGCGAATTACGCCGGCACCTGACTTCCGACATTTATATCCCCGATGCCCGGGAGGACGGGTTGGGTGTTCTTGAATTCGCGCTTGCCAAAGTCGTCGCGGCGCAACCGGCCAGGGCCAGGCTTCGTGAGGCCGTGCGCGATGGCAGGCTTGCGGGCGGTGGCGGCGATGAACTTGGTGCTGCCGTTGCGGCGGGAATTCTTACCGATGCCGAATACCAAAGCATCGAAGACGCAGACGCGGCACGCAACGCGGCAATCCAGGTCGATTTTTTTGAGCCGGAGGTTTACGGCGCCCTAAAGGGCTAAGAAAAAGAAGCGTAAGGTGTTGCTTCTAAAAAAAGCGTTCCACGCCGTTGAATTTGCTTGGTTCAGGCATGCGTTTTTCGCAAGAGACCATCTTTATACATATGATTTATATAGGTTTTTTATAAATTCTTTGAAATTCTATAAGTCTGGGCTTATACCACTTCGTTCGTCTTCGAAGACCCGGACGTATCTCGCTTTGTCGTGCCGACCTAGCTGCTATACCCCAGGAATTTTTTTGAACGAGGACGCGTCTACGTGCATGGTGTGCGGGGCGGATACGACAATGAAAGAAGGAATATATCAATGAGTACAGGAACCGTTAAATGGTTCAATCCCGTCAAGGGATATGGGTTCATCACGCCTGAGGATGGTTCGAAGGATGTTTTCGTCCATGTTTCGGCGGTAGAGCGCGCAGGACTGCAAGGCCTCAACGAGGGCCAGCAAGTCGAGTACGATCTCGAGAGCGGGCAGAATGGTAAGACCAATGCCGGTAATCTGAGGCTCGTCGGCTGACGCAGCAGAAGAAAAGCTGAAATGAAAAGGCCCGCCATGTGCGGGCCTTTTTATTGGCGGATGGATTCTTTCGCATTCCTGGGCAGGGGGCTGAAGCGTTCGATCCATTTTTCCGAGCCGCTCGGAAATCCGAAAGACATTCCAAGAGGTTGTTGAACATCCGCCTTTGACGGCATTTTCCTGATAAAACTAAAGAAAATGGCTGCGTATTTTTCGGATGGTGGCGGCAAGGTATGAGGTTTTGATGACATCCCGATTTCGATTTACGATCTTTGCTGCGATTTTTGCCATTCTATGGTGGCTGGCTGCGAATTTTCTATAAGAGCATTTTCCGCCTTTGCTGAACGATGGTGTTTGATGATCAGGCACGACACCATCTCCTTGAGATTTTGGAGACCAATGCGATGACGACAACCGCCCTTGATAAGGATCAGGAAGTTTTGCGCCGTTATGGGGATGCTTCGAAGGTTCGCGAAGAAGCTCTCTGCTGTCCCATTGCTTACAATCCCGCCTATCTCAAGGTCATTCCGGAAGAAATTCTGGAGAGGGATTATGGTTGCGGGGACCCGACGCCTTTCGTCCGCGAGGGAGAAACCGTGCTCGATTTGGGAAGCGGTGGCGGCAAGGCCTGCTACATTCTTTCCCAGATTGTAGGCGCCAAGGGCCACGTGATTGGCGTTGATTTCAATCTCGACATGCTGGCGCTGGCGGAAAAGCACCGGTTGGAAGTTTCCAGGCGCATCGGCTGGGACAACGTCACTTTTTATCGCGGCCGGATTCAGGACTTGCGGACGAACATTGCCGAGCTTGAAAAAAAGATCGCGGGCAAGCCAATTGCAAATTACGAGGATTTCAGCGCGCTGGAACGTTTCCGTTGCGAGGAAATGAAGCCGCTTATTCCAGACAATTCCATTGATGTCATCGTCTCAAATTGTGTGCTGAATTTGGTTCATCCGGATGAAAAAAAGCAACTCTTTCGGGAAATGTACCGGGTGCTGAAGGTGGGCGGGCGTGTTGCAATTTCCGACATCGTATCGGACGAGGACGTTCCGGCCCGGCTTTGTGAGGATGCGGAGCTTTGGTCCGGCTGCATTTCCGGCGCTTTTCAAGAGGCAGCCTTCCTGCGTGCGTTTGAAGATGCGGGCTTCCATGGAATTTCCCTTGTGAAGCGCGATCCGGAGCCTTGGCAGACGGTGGAAGGGATCGAATTTCGTTCCGTTACCGTGACGGCCCATAAAGGGAAAGACGGCGCGTGCTGGGAGCGCAATCAGGCGGTCATTTACAAAGGCCCCTGGAAGGAAGTGCGCGACGATGACGGCCATGTGTTGCAACGTGGGGTGCCGGCGGCCGTTTGCGACAAGACCTATCGGATTTTCACCTCACAGCCTTACGCAGAAGATGTTTATCCGGTGCCACCCCGGATGGCGGTTGCCCTTGAAGATGCCAAGCCTTTCGATTGTTCGCGCACGCTTGTGCGCCATCCAAAAGAGACAAAAGGGGTGGATTACGACGCCACCACGGAAGAGGCGGGTGTCTGCGGGCCGGAAGAGGGTTGCTGCTAAAGGCGCTTCCTGGGGGGCGTTTCAGGACACTGCCCAAACTTTCACAAAGTTGTGATCGCCGGTCGTTTGAACGGGAAAGTTCCTATCGATAGGATCAGGTGCGGATGGGTTTTCATTCGCTATAAAAGCCGCTTTGTTTACGGATCAATGAGGGTCTTCCAAGCTGGAACGCAGCCAAGGGAGGAAGGGAAGTTGAAAGTTCGTTTTTCAACGTTTAACAAGCAGGAGAATTCGATGCGTATCAGTTACTCAAAATCCCTCAAATCCGTTTTGCTGTCCGGGGCCGTATTCCCCTTGATGGCTGGGGCGGGCGTTCTCGCAGTGAGTGTGGTGTTGGCCGAGGCCCCCGCGCAAGCGGAGCAGGTGGCAGGTTATTACGACAAGAAGAAGAACCCATGCGCGGCAAAGAACCCATGCGCGGCAAAGAACCCGTGTGCCGCCAACCCGTGTGCGGCCAACCCGTGTGCGGCCAACCCGTGTGCCGCTGCGGAAGGCCCGGAACTTTCAGATGCGGAGGCTTCTGCTTTTTATAAAAAGCAGAAGCACGCGATGATGACGGCCTACAAAAAATCCGGCCTTTCTTATGCCGCAACCTATCAGACGTGGAAACACTACAACACGGCCCCATATATTTCCGACACTCATGGCGGCCGCTATGTGAACAATTACGCCAACGCCAAGGCAAGCGCTTACGGTAAATACGAAAAAGCCGGGCGTTTCCCAGAGGGCTCCCTACTTGTGAAGGACAGCTTCACAAATGTTACGGCGAAGGGCGGCAACCCGTGCAATCCATGTGCGGCCAAAAACCCATGCGCGGCCAAAAACCCATGCGCAGCAAAGAACCCATGTGCGGCAAAGAACCCATGTGCGGCTTCTTCCTCATCGCCTATCGGCCCGCTTTTCGTTATGGAGAAAATGGCTTCCGGCTTTAACTCTGCCAGTGGGGATTGGCGCTATACGATGGTTTTGCCGAACGGACATATTCTGGGCACGACGAATGGCAAAGGCTCCGACAAGGTTGAATTTTGCATCGCTTGTCATGCGTCTGCGGAAGATGTCGATCACCTGATGTTTCTTCCGGAAGAATACCGGAAGTAATAAGCAGAATCCGATTGTTCAGAAATGTTTTGGCTCGGCCGTTGCGGTTTTGTGTCTCGATGCACGGCGTCGCGATGCATTGCCTGGTGGGGCCGGCAAACGATGGCTGGGGACAAGTGATGCGTAAGGATTTGGCAAAAGTTTTCTTGTTTAAGGCGGGCCTTTTTGTATTTTTCATAGCCTTCACCCCCCTTCTTTTTGGGAGTGGAGCCGAAGCCAGCGACGTCAGGCGCTGGCGCGGGGAGTGGCACAAGACGGATTTTTCAAAGACGTCGATCGACTTCGATGAAATTATGTCTGGTGGGCCATCGAAGGATGGCATTCCTGCAATAGACAATCCAAAGTTTGAATTGGCCGCTTCGATTGCAACGCTTGGCAATGACGAACCGGTTGTAAGCATCGTCGTGAACGGCGAAGCGCGTGCGTACCCTTTGCAGATTCTTATGTGGCACGAGATCGTGAACGACCAAATTGGCGAGGTGCCGGTTACCGTTACGTTTTGCCCGCTGTGCAATTCGGCGATCGTTTTTGATCGTCGGTTAAAGGGTGCCATCCTTGATTTTGGAACTACGGGAAAGCTTCGCAATTCGGATCTTGTTATGTATGACCGCCAGACGGAAAGCTGGTGGCAGCAATTTACCGGCGAGGGAATTGTCGGGACGCATACGGGCGAAAGTTTAAAAATGCTTCCTTCGCGAGTCGAATCTTTCGCGAGATTTCGGAAACGGTCTCCAAAGGGAAAAGTGCTCGTTCCAAATTCCACGAGCATGCGGGCCTATGGCTACACGCCTTATGCCGGCTATGACAGCAGCCAGTTGCCGTTTCTTTACCGGGGAAAACTTCCCTCAAATATTGCACCCCTGGAAAGGGTCGTCTCGGTGGGAGGTGAGGCCTGGGGCTTAAACTTCCTTCGCGATCGCGGAAAAATCGTGGCCAAGGATCTGGTGCTTACCTGGGAATCGGGGCAGAACTCGGCGCTTGATGTGGAGCGTATCAGTGAGGGGCGCGATATTGGCAATGTGATTGTTCAACGGAAGACGGCGGATGGCCTGGAAGATGTCGTTCACGACATAAGCTTTGCCTTCGCCTTTCACGCCTTCTATCCCAACAGCGCTATTCACGTTGAATAGAACGGATAACCTTTTAACAGGTTAGGAAAGATCAACGGGTTGGCCGGTTAGCGATTCGGCGAGCCGTGCCGCGTTTCGCGCGACCAGGGCATAAATCGATATCTGTGGATTGACGCCGAGGCTTGTCGGAAACACGGACCCGTCGAAGACGGACAGCCCTTCGACCTGGTGATGGCGACCGAATGAGTCGACCACCCCAAGGCGGGCATCCTTAGACATCGCACAGCCGCCCATTATATGAGCGGAAAAGATGAGCGCGCGCGGCGGTCGCATCGAGAGGCTCTCGCGAATTGCCTGTCGCGCTTCTCGCCAGCTTTGATAAGGCCTCGCTTCCCGATGCACCGGGAAAACGGATTTTGCGCCAGCTGCAAAACTAAGCTCTGCCATGGAAAGATACGCGTGTTGAAACCCTTCCCAGTGAAACGCGGTCGTCTGGTAATCAAGCACGGGACTGCCGTCGTTTTGAAGCACGACGCGACCGCCGGTGAAATCTGGACTAAAGCCATCTCGTACAAGGGCGATGACGGCATGAGTGTAAGGAAGCCGGGCCATGCTTTGTGCATGCGTGTTGCCAAATAACGGAATGGAAATTGCCGCCTGCACGGGGAAAAGGGGCGGTACTTCAAGTTTATAGCCGGCCTTGCCGGTAACGCCGTCACGCCAAAGAAACGCATCCGAATAGACGGATTGGGGTGCGCCTTCAAAGGGTTTTACTTCCTCCGGTAATTCGCCGGCCAAGGCCACGACAGGATGAAGAAAGGTGCGCTTTCCAAGGCGTTGATGTGGGTCTGGCAGCCTGGACCGCAAAAGCAATCCGGGGCCATTGATGCCGCCGCCGGCCACGATAATATGGGTTGCGTGAACGCGGATCTTTCGGCCGGTCGGGCGAAGGCTTTCCGAATCGATGGCAAGGCACTGCACATTTGCGGCGCGCCCGCGATCGGTTTCGATGGTATGTGCCCGGGCATGGCTGATCAGGATGGCACCACGATCAAGCGCTGCCGGGATTGTTGTAACCAGCATGGACTGTTTGGCGTTGGTCGGACATCCAAAACCGCAATAGCCGATGTTCCAACAGCCGCGTACGTTTCTTGGAACGATCCCGTGGGGCCAGCCAAGGCGCTCGCATCCTCTGGCAAGGACCGCGTTGTTTTCATTTGGAGGGTGCTCCCAAGGGGCGACGGAGAAACGGCGTTCGGTTCTTTCGAACCATGGGGTCATGTCTTCTGCGTTCGTTTCCTTTACATCAAACATTTCCGCCCAATGGGAAAGCGTCTCTGGTGGTGTGCGAAAGCTTGCCGTCCAGTTGACGACGGTGCCGCCGCCGACGGCGCGCCCCTGAAGAAGGGTGATCGCCTTGTCTTTTGTTTTGCGGCTGGCGGCGTCCCAATAAAGCGTGCGGTAGGCATCCCCCTCGCGGCCGGTAAAGTCCTTGGCTGTCCAATATCCGCCTTCTTCGATCAGGACGACCTGCAATCCGGCGCGGGCAAGAATTTCTGCCGCCACGCCGCCACCGGCCCCGCTGCCGATGATGGCAACATCGGCGGCATAGCTTTTGTCCTTTTCCAGCCTTGCGGCGTCGATATGGGTGCGTTCGGCCATCACACGATCTTTCGCACGTCGTCGGGGATGTCCGGGGGGCCGTCATATCCGATCCAGCTCCAGGCATGTGGGTTGTCGTACCAGGCGGCCATG belongs to Rhodospirillaceae bacterium and includes:
- the fadE gene encoding acyl-CoA dehydrogenase (functions in fatty acid oxidation; converts acyl-CoA and FAD to FADH2 and delta2-enoyl-CoA) is translated as MGTLLVVVGVFLLFGLLYAGRGYWAWLALTATLLLAWFVGGVQSSDAFAVTVGAIVIFALLFGVPGIRQMFVSSLLMRLITKVLPSIGDTERVALEAGTVWWDGQIFSGNPDWQKLIDFEVRPLTEKEQAFLDGPVEELCAKIDDWKITQARELSQDVWDFLKLHRFLGMIIPEKYGGLGFSAIGHSAVIVKISSRSVAAGVTVMVPNSLGPGELLLHHGTDAQKDYYLPRLARGEEIPCFALTEPTAGSDAASTTSTGIICRGTYEGEDVLGMRLNWEKRYITLAPVATVIGLAFRLYDPDGLLGDREDLGITCALLPRDLPGLEIGKRHDPMGVPFPNGPIFGKDVFVPLSFIIGGPDKAGQGWRMLMEALAAGRSISLPSLSIAAAQMATRIVGAYGTVREQFNLPIGRFEGVEEAIARIGGHTYLMDAARKLTCGAVDAGEEPAVLTGIVKAYLTELMRGVLNDAMDIRAGAEICRGPKNILGHTYTAVPIAITVEGANILTRSLIIYGQGAVRAHPFVREEMEAVERKDLGRFDRAFFAHINFFFQNFVRAFFLALTGGRFVAAPVGGPSAEYYRTLSRWSAAFALVSDSALAIFGGELKRREKICGRLADALAWQYLAAALLKRFFDEGQMPRDEAVMRYAATQALVKIEEALGGVLDNLPNRPAGWLLRRAIFPFGVSMRPPSDALGAKVATAILGDGELRRHLTSDIYIPDAREDGLGVLEFALAKVVAAQPARARLREAVRDGRLAGGGGDELGAAVAAGILTDAEYQSIEDADAARNAAIQVDFFEPEVYGALKG
- a CDS encoding GMC family oxidoreductase, translated to MAERTHIDAARLEKDKSYAADVAIIGSGAGGGVAAEILARAGLQVVLIEEGGYWTAKDFTGREGDAYRTLYWDAASRKTKDKAITLLQGRAVGGGTVVNWTASFRTPPETLSHWAEMFDVKETNAEDMTPWFERTERRFSVAPWEHPPNENNAVLARGCERLGWPHGIVPRNVRGCWNIGYCGFGCPTNAKQSMLVTTIPAALDRGAILISHARAHTIETDRGRAANVQCLAIDSESLRPTGRKIRVHATHIIVAGGGINGPGLLLRSRLPDPHQRLGKRTFLHPVVALAGELPEEVKPFEGAPQSVYSDAFLWRDGVTGKAGYKLEVPPLFPVQAAISIPLFGNTHAQSMARLPYTHAVIALVRDGFSPDFTGGRVVLQNDGSPVLDYQTTAFHWEGFQHAYLSMAELSFAAGAKSVFPVHREARPYQSWREARQAIRESLSMRPPRALIFSAHIMGGCAMSKDARLGVVDSFGRHHQVEGLSVFDGSVFPTSLGVNPQISIYALVARNAARLAESLTGQPVDLS
- a CDS encoding methyltransferase yields the protein MTTTALDKDQEVLRRYGDASKVREEALCCPIAYNPAYLKVIPEEILERDYGCGDPTPFVREGETVLDLGSGGGKACYILSQIVGAKGHVIGVDFNLDMLALAEKHRLEVSRRIGWDNVTFYRGRIQDLRTNIAELEKKIAGKPIANYEDFSALERFRCEEMKPLIPDNSIDVIVSNCVLNLVHPDEKKQLFREMYRVLKVGGRVAISDIVSDEDVPARLCEDAELWSGCISGAFQEAAFLRAFEDAGFHGISLVKRDPEPWQTVEGIEFRSVTVTAHKGKDGACWERNQAVIYKGPWKEVRDDDGHVLQRGVPAAVCDKTYRIFTSQPYAEDVYPVPPRMAVALEDAKPFDCSRTLVRHPKETKGVDYDATTEEAGVCGPEEGCC
- a CDS encoding cold-shock protein, producing the protein MSTGTVKWFNPVKGYGFITPEDGSKDVFVHVSAVERAGLQGLNEGQQVEYDLESGQNGKTNAGNLRLVG